The DNA segment AGGTATTTGAAATAACATACATTAAATGTATTTGGACTTTCACCACATACTAATAGATAACGCAGTATGATAAACAAAAGTACAGTACATTTGTACATGTATTCCTGGCCAATTTCAAATGTACCACAAAGATGGGGTTAGTAATATTAGGTTCTATTAGTTAAGAAATGTTCAAAATGTTCACAAGAAAAGCACTAATGCTACagaaaataaacaaggaaaattaAACAATACTATACAAGATGTGGAATGTTTACTGAGCAATGTTATAAAGACATGCTCTCTGATTTACTATACCATAAAAAAAGTATAGTATTTTCcaaataaagtttatttctataatgtaaagcagtttgttattatttttcaactGTTAATTCTTGGGCTGTAATtgaaaaagaagacatttttcCTCCTTTCAGTTTTTGTACTATTAGTTCTCTAATCTCCTTTATTCTGACACCATAGATAACTGGGTTGAAGCAGCTGGGTAACATTAAATAGAGCACATTTACTAGAATGTGAGCATCTGCTGAAAAAGAATTTTTGACCCGATACATGAGGTATGAGCACAAAGCTAAAAGATAATCAAAAAGGATAACAATTAAATGTGTACTACACGTGTCAAAGGCCTTTTGCCTTGCCTTTCCAGAGGCTGTTTTAAGAACTACATTGAAAATGTTACAATAGGAAAAGATAATAAACAGCAAGTCTACAACCGTTATAAAAATGATAGCTGCTAAGCCCAtgatattgttttttaaagtgttctcaCAAGCCAAACTTACCAAAGACATGTGATCACAGTAGCAATTCTCAATCACATTTGACATGCAGAATGTCAAATACCCTGCAGCGATGgtaaagataataataaacaTGCTATTTCTTATTAAAAGTGCTACAAATATCTTGATCAAATTGGAATTATTAATATAATCATTGTAGCGCAATGGATTGCATATTGCAACATAGCGATCCAAAGCCATCACCAGAAGTATACTTGATTGAAATGAACTAATCAAGTGAACAAAAAACATCTGAATAAGACAGCCAGTAAGAGAGATTTCATtccaatcaaataaaaaaaacaacaacattttggGAGCAAAAGTCATTATGATAGATAAATCTGCAGCTGCTTTCGTACATATTAACATATACATAGGTGACTGCAGGGCATGTACAGTCCTGATTGTGTGAATGATCACAGAATTTGAACCTATAGCCAgtataaataaaagagaaaaaggaatgAAAAGAAGCTGTCTTTTTTCCAAGAATCCTGGAAATccagttaaaataaaattagtataagAAAAGTTGTGTTTTTGAAGATCTTGCACCATGATTCTACCAATATTTTTGATGGATGTCCATAGTTacctaaaaaaatattaaggaacaAGTGACAAggtagtcctgcggtgggttggcaccctgcccgggattggttcctgccttgtgccctgtgttggctgggattggctcctgcagacccccgtgaccctgtgttcggattcagcgggttggaaaatggatggatggatggtgacaaggtaagtgacagtccAGTATGTTAATTTATCTGCAGCTAAAGTATATATAAACAtgtaaatgttaaacatttgtttaaaaatattttataatacataGTGAAGTTTACTTGGATTAgtttgataatattaataaattattttgcacaataaacaaacaaaaaataggaaATTTTGATGAATGCAGAAGTAATATTATCTTTggaatattttttaacacatttaagtTTAATAACATATTTAAGTGTAAGActgataaagaaattttctgaatacatttttatatgccCTTCTCAAATTAAAAAGGTACAGTTACaatttttacaaagtaaatgtaaatttcatttgccaaaaTCTAATGTTTTACTgaaatctttatctttttttaaatgtgtccgGATTAAAAGTTAAGTGCTTCATCAATTTTTCTGAAGTTATCTTTACCACTATAGCATCACAGGGAATCAGAACATCCCAGCTGCAATGCAATGTATGATTGTCATTATTATTGGTGTTTAAAATGATAAGTGGTAGTTGAGAAATTAAAGATTAATTTAGCCATAGCAAATTAAGCaattgtttttagaagatttcATAGCACATAAAAAATGTTACTTAGATTAAGCttgataaaaataatacattctgTTGCACAATAAAGAAATGCTTTAAAcaattttagtttaatttcacatttcaGTATGAACACAGTAAAGATGCTCTGTGACTatgcttttctttgcctttctcaAATTAAGAAGCTACAATTAGACTTTCAATAGAGTAGATATAAATGTTGTTTCCCGAAAGTGCATACTGGTTAAGGATGTTTTACTGTAAtctttattcaaatgtttatctttttaatgtggcTATTTTTAAACTTAAGTATTTATTATCAATTTAGTGACCCTGTCAGAACATCCAAGTTTCATAAGAAGACGGAGCGCAAGTCTATTGCATACACCGAAGATAAACATCCTCTGTCGCCCAACATGGGCTCAATTCACATGTACAGGAATGACGTGTTTGGGTTATGAAAGGAAATAATTTAAGTAaaaatttttaatcatttttatttcaaatgaatTAAATGGAATTAACATCATTGTACAATAAAAACTTTACCTTGCATaatatgttcttttattttaggATGGATTTCTTACATAATtaattaacacaaagtaaatatattaaaacatttttttcattgcctCTAACAAAACCAAGTTGTCACATGggataattaaaatatttcctaATAATATAATCATACTAAAGCATCCATTAGTCTATTTAACCACCGCTGCACCAAGTTGTTTCAATCTGAAAAAATTAAACTCTAtcgaaatatatatatttcatttacttCTTACTGTAACTATAATTAGTAAATTTAAAcccaaatactgtatacatttaataACAGAACTAAAGATGATATCTTGCTCATGTTTTGATGTAAAATGATATCCTGTAAATGCCTGTACTTACTTCATGATAATGTCTTTTCTCTTCATGCTATGATCTGGGATTTCCCTGCATTAACAAAATGAAGATGGCTAGTCTTAAATCCTTCCACATATTCccttgctagttttttttttttttttttttgttgcctaaCCAGAATTTTCATGTAACCCATTAAAGCACTTCTCAAAGTGTTTATTAATAATAGACCAAGTTCACATACAGTGTTTAGTTCTATTTTGTCACCATTTTTAATAAAGtgactttcttatttatttagaattaaattaatttattatttaataacatttatccTCAGGCAAGCAATCCCCAGACTTTATTGTGCCCATTTCAGTTCATGAACTCAACAGAAGTAATGCTGCAACCATATATGAGGAAAAAGGCTGCATGAATTAAATTGAGTCGTATCTGGCAGTCGATTTCTATTTCAGAGTGATTATCTTTTAACATCAGTACTTTTTCAACTTCCTCACATGCTTAATTTTTATCCATTAATAATGTCTGCCTAAATATGCAGTTTTTTTGTTGCCAATAAATGGTGCTGTAATATTTATATCTCTAACTTACACAGTACATAAATCTAAACCAGTGAAAATGGAAAGGATTAACTacactaagaagaaaaaaaacctgtTGAAATTACTTAATCCAGTTATGATAACAGGTTCCACTTGATTAGGGTGGACCACAAAGTAAAGCTGAAAACAACAGTGATGTGTGGAATGGCACAGAGTGACAGAAAGATGAATGGTGAGTTAAGAAGAAGACTTGGTGTAGAGGATAAACAGACCCAGGTAGATCGGGTGAAGAGGAGGACAGGATAAGGCCCAGAGGGAAGTTAAAGAAGATGTGGTTCGAGGTGGTGTCAGGTGACCAGAAAAGAATGCCTCAAACTCAAAAGATGTTCAAGACATCTTCTTGACATGTTCTTGACACAcagaagaaggtttggggcagccacctgtgtacCTGAGCCCTACCTGCAAAAGGCAAAATTATTTGCACTGATGTGTACAGATTCAAGTCCACCATTAAACTGAGGAAACATAGGTAGTGGTCTGGGTGTAAATgcagggaactggaagtgacatcatcgtggccagacccggaagtgacgtcagggtgGATGGAACCGGAAATGGCGTCTTCGTggttggacccggaagtgatgtcaaggtggctggaactggaagtgacatcttcgtaGCTGGAATTAAGCTGAGTTTCCCATGTTTGGTCTACAGGGATAACAGAGAAAGGTTTAACGAACCCCTTCAcccctggcctggtgtagaattaccttcatttggtcctattaactgcctcccatgcacatgtgtgtgacacggcCCCCCCATAAGCCCAGACCCACCACGAAAGGGTATTGGCATGCAGGACACACCGGCGCTTAATGActgaaaacttgtatggctgtagGTCCAAGAACCACCTTGTGACTCATGGGTTTGACTCCctgtgcaaggccatccactgtaaaggtgcatggtccgtcaccagggtgatctcgcaacccaagaggtagtacctcagctgagtaatcggcCATTTAATCGCTAAGGCCACCCTCTCCAtggctgcatacctggtctcctggtcCAGCAGTTTCTGACTCAGGAACACGACGGGGTGTTCAATtccattgacgctttggctcagcacagctccAAGACCTGTGTTCGAAGCGTCCATCTGAAGgatgaaagacaaagagaaattaggggctttcaaaactggaGCTGATTGTATATCTCTTTTATGCTAGctaatgtattgatttattgttttgttaattgttCATTACAATTCCTACCTaatttagatagacagatagactatttcttttacattttgtaaagtactttgagctacatccttttgtatggaaatgtgctataataaataaaataaaataaaattttgttaatgttgctgttgttgcctGGGAGGAATAGAAGGGAGAGGTGGAGGTTGGAAATGCAAATTTTTTTGATCTTAGGGCACATGGAGTATATTATTTAGTTTTGCTCACTAGTTTGCAgaatactttgtttttatttcattagaaTTATTACTTATATATTGAGAAATAAACACAATATGCAATGTCCGATAGAGTGTGAGGATATGGAATATATAACTGAatttatttgcttcatttaaggattatggaaaactagcaaaatacccgcgcttcgcagcggagaagtagtgtgttaaagaggttatgtaaacatatatatacataaacatatatacttatatacatatctacatatacacagatctacatatatacatatatatatatatatacatatagacatccacatatatatacatatatcaacatatatatacacagacatatgcacacatacatacatacacacaaatatataaataaatatatatatatatatataaatatatatataaatatatatatatatatatatatacacatacagacacatatatatatacatatagcaaaatacccgcgcttcgcagcggagaagtagtgtgttaaagaggttatgtaaccatatatatacataaacatatatacatatatatacatatctacatatacacatatctacatatacatatatatacatatacacatccacatatacatgtggatacatatacaaatttacatatctacatatatatatatatatatatatatatatatatagatataaatatagacatacatatatacatacatacattcacatatatatatatatatatatatatatatatatatatatatatatatatatatatatatactgtatatatacatgtctACTTATTGgttcctgtatttaggatatagcgggttggataatggatggatggacatctgtatgcatagccccatttgcccgttttcgttttttttctttcttcagtaatatttcagcaaacccggagcttgtcagttcaaatcttggtactgacaccactgtgtgaccctgaggaagtcacttcacctgcctgtgcagcaaaaaagaaaagtaatgtaagaaattgtacctcagatgttgcaagttgctggaataaaggcataagtcaaatagataaatatgtattatacacataggaactattcatttattttcagttaagtcatctgcagcaaacttttataaatgagggtttcttatttttagatagtgcaaactgtttcttcttcattgacattttctcttggagaggttctttcatttcattgaaaattaaagcagcagctgccaaaatatgtagctttcttattaatttttcaacattgtgtaaaataaatttataaagtaacataaaaggtttaaatactggttatccttttacactaaaatattactaaagagaaacaaaaaaagtaaaatggatatgttctttttctttaaggagattaaatattactgaagaaagaaaaaaataaataaaacagccaaatggggctatgcatacaaacttaaaaggtttaaataaaacagaaatatgtattttatttttacttgcttaacttgtggagggtgtatcctgtagcaaagccctaacttttttcgtgaaagcccgtttcagtcaataagtcttaaaaaaaggtgtaaagatattgacaataagctacgcaaacccaggaagacatggaatcgtttaaatcaagtatcattacatcttcctttcttaaagagaagtaaggcagaacttataagcttacatatttatatacagacatacatacatatatatatatatatatatatatatatatatatatatatatatctatatctgaagccgtgcaagcacactcttgagaatgcaacgtatagttgtacagaagaaaagcaatcttgcctgaaatgaatggcaaccttttgtaggtctatgaacttaatttaaactttaggtttacacggtgcttctttccgaagtacctgcactcatgaatatgtctgtatgtgtcagtcggtcaaatccacgcgcttcgcactggcgaagtaccgcttttaaatttttattaagaagaaaagaaaacctttttaaattgagggaaaatatactaataacagtttgttaaggatctgtttttttgtgaagctgccttcacttgagtgatcacttcgagctgacttgttggccaactataagcgttacctggtaggtaaccacccatacaatcagattgtgaatcagactacgaatgccgtgaatgtaattaccccgatctacatgttgtcaaataaacgaaccacacgccgtggcgcaattttaggggcttcgcctgtagcgctgatgtccgaggttcgattcccgtaagggagtgaagtgagtggctggttacctaccaggtaacgcttatggttggccagcaagtgaggtaacatcagccacggagaaaccctcatttataaaggtttgctgcagatgacttaactgaaaataaatgaatagttcctatgtgtataatacatatttatctatttgacttatgcctttattccagcaacttgcaacatctaaggtacaatttgttacattactttggttttttgcagcacaggcaggtgaagtgacttcctcagggtcacacagtggtgtcagtaccaggatttgaactgacaagctccgggtttgctgaaatattactgaagaatgaaaaaaaacgaaaacgggcaaatggggctatgcataccaatgtccatccatccattatccaac comes from the Erpetoichthys calabaricus chromosome 4, fErpCal1.3, whole genome shotgun sequence genome and includes:
- the LOC114651066 gene encoding olfactory receptor 51E2-like, whose translation is MVQDLQKHNFSYTNFILTGFPGFLEKRQLLFIPFSLLFILAIGSNSVIIHTIRTVHALQSPMYMLICTKAAADLSIIMTFAPKMLLFFLFDWNEISLTGCLIQMFFVHLISSFQSSILLVMALDRYVAICNPLRYNDYINNSNLIKIFVALLIRNSMFIIIFTIAAGYLTFCMSNVIENCYCDHMSLVSLACENTLKNNIMGLAAIIFITVVDLLFIIFSYCNIFNVVLKTASGKARQKAFDTCSTHLIVILFDYLLALCSYLMYRVKNSFSADAHILVNVLYLMLPSCFNPVIYGVRIKEIRELIVQKLKGGKMSSFSITAQELTVEK